A portion of the Phacochoerus africanus isolate WHEZ1 chromosome 5, ROS_Pafr_v1, whole genome shotgun sequence genome contains these proteins:
- the LOC125126810 gene encoding lithostathine isoform X1, with amino-acid sequence MMLPSMGLPSLFWMLLSCLMLLSQVQGEDSPADMPSARISCPKGSMAYASYCYALFITPKTWMDADMACQKRPSGHLASVLSGAEASFVSSLIKNNLNALSDVWIGLHDPTEGLEPNAGGWEWSSSDVLNYVAWERNPSTSSYPGYCGSLSRNTGYLKWRDYNCYVNLPYVCKFKD; translated from the exons ATGATGCTGCCTTCCATGGGCCTCCCCAGCCTGTTCTGGATGCTGCTGTCCTGCCTGATGCTCCTGTCTCAGGTCCAAG GTGAAGATTCCCCAGCAGACATGCCCTCTGCACGGATCAGCTGCCCCAAAGGCTCCATGGCCTATGCTTCCTACTGCTATGCCTTGTTTATAACACCCAAAACCTGGATGGATGCAGAC ATGGCCTGCCAGAAGCGGCCCTCAGGACACCTCGCGTCTGTGCTCAGTGGGGCTGAGGCATCCTTCGTGTCCTCCCTGATCAAGAACAATTTGAACGCCCTCTCAGACGTCTGGATTGGGCTCCACGACCCCACCGAG GGCTTGGAGCCCAATGCTGGTGGATGGGAGTGGAGTAGCTCTGATGTGCTCAATTATGTTGCCTGGGAGAGAAACCCCTCCACCAGCTCATACCCTGGCTACTGCGGGAGCCTGTCAAGAAACACAG GATATCTGAAATGGAGAGATTATAACTGCTATGTGAATTTACCCTATGTCTGCAAGTTCAAGGACTAG
- the LOC125126810 gene encoding lithostathine isoform X2: MIGARKRRRKSPVCLRSKGEDSPADMPSARISCPKGSMAYASYCYALFITPKTWMDADMACQKRPSGHLASVLSGAEASFVSSLIKNNLNALSDVWIGLHDPTEGLEPNAGGWEWSSSDVLNYVAWERNPSTSSYPGYCGSLSRNTGYLKWRDYNCYVNLPYVCKFKD; encoded by the exons ATGATCGgagccaggaagagaaggaggaaatctCCTGTGTGCCTCAGGAGTAAAG GTGAAGATTCCCCAGCAGACATGCCCTCTGCACGGATCAGCTGCCCCAAAGGCTCCATGGCCTATGCTTCCTACTGCTATGCCTTGTTTATAACACCCAAAACCTGGATGGATGCAGAC ATGGCCTGCCAGAAGCGGCCCTCAGGACACCTCGCGTCTGTGCTCAGTGGGGCTGAGGCATCCTTCGTGTCCTCCCTGATCAAGAACAATTTGAACGCCCTCTCAGACGTCTGGATTGGGCTCCACGACCCCACCGAG GGCTTGGAGCCCAATGCTGGTGGATGGGAGTGGAGTAGCTCTGATGTGCTCAATTATGTTGCCTGGGAGAGAAACCCCTCCACCAGCTCATACCCTGGCTACTGCGGGAGCCTGTCAAGAAACACAG GATATCTGAAATGGAGAGATTATAACTGCTATGTGAATTTACCCTATGTCTGCAAGTTCAAGGACTAG